ccaccgagCGAAACACCATCTGTGAATACAAAAAAAGCAGACCAATCTATCTGCTCTATTTATCTGGCCAACCAGATCTTACCACGCAATCCAGTAAtagtatacatttttaaaggttcattaaaatgtatacagtaaattctaattaaaagtaaaattataatttttagtcCATCTGGTTGTTTAAATACGACAGATGGGTTTACACCTTTTTTGTCCATATGCTATAAGCAGCAATCGAATTGTTAAAAATTCGAGGGGGATGGTGTTgtcaagtattttatttatttatttatttttgtgggaAGTGGGGACTATTCAAAATGATTGCAAAATatgtcacatttttaaaaatagttttattaacaaattctaagttaaattaaaacaatcagaacaaaacacaaaaatcaaaacaacatttaaacatgcaattgtcCAAACTATCATTTGATCCTTTCTATGGCTTTCATCTGGGGAGGAGTATAATagtagaataaaaatctacGTTAACGTtagtaatgaaataattttaatgaatagTATTGTACTTTTgtatgactgcgcaccagtctctctctctctctctctctctctctctctcacacacacacacacacacacaacaatcaTCAAATTACTATTATGGCATGTAAAAATCAATTTTTGACCCTTTTGTACCCAAGCATGTAGGTGAAGCCACAAagtctaatgaaaaaacaaagcctgttctttaaattgagaatgaaattacacaaattaaatGAAGAACTCATCTTTTATAATCTTTAAAGCTCTCAGTCATTTTGAGAACTCCTGTGTTAAACTGAATGCTTCGTTTTCATCAGGTCTCCGCTCAGAGGATTTGTGCGAACAGCACGATCCTTGAGTGAGCTTGTAAGCAGCGCATTACAATATTGAATTCTGATCTGTTCACACAGTGAGCAGATGGGAAAGGTGCAGCTCAAATATCTGCTCAAAATGCTTCCACGCTGTTgtatattaatgcattttactTACCTGGACTTACTAGTCTGAGCACAACAATACCAACCATGACAATGTTAAAGTCAGCAATGaccacataatttttttttttattaggtaaTTGGACAATGaacaataaaacacataaatCCATATAACACATTAAATATTGAGACAAATATTTACTTAACCGTAAGACATGAAGACTGTTGGTATGTACTGCACCATTTAGAGAGGAAACACAACAGTTGCagtaatttatatttgtttacaaAATGACAGTTTCAGCAGTTTAGCACAGTTTCTAAGATATTTGGGTTTAAACCaaccaaaataaatgaataattaaataaataaataaaaaaagacaacaatttATGACTGACTGTACATCGTTAGTAACCCAGTGACCATTGTAAGGATTTATCCAATGACTCTGGATAAGagtatctgccaaatgcctaaatttacTGTGATTTATTACCATTGATGTTGCAGATGTTTATGTCCCTTTAGGCATGTAGTGTGCACAGCACTAAGCTGGAGCCTATGAAGCTTTAAACAGTAGCCTGTGTATTTTGGCTAAGGAGTGAATTGTCTGAACTGTTCCATTTATTCACAAATGAGCATCACTTTGAAAGTGATGAAAAGGGGAGATATTACATATTAGACATTAGATTTATTAACGCAGCATACACTCAACACACCGAGGCAGCTGAGTGGTGAGGTAGAATCTCATCCAGGCATGATGCTGAGCAGTTTAAAGTCGAGAGCCTCATTTGAAGGTCCAATAGTGGTTCTCTGATTGCCCTGAGGTCTCAGTCTTCAAGCCGTTTCAGAGATTGCTAAGTGCTGAAAGCTGTAACAATCAATTTCTTGTGCAGCTGAAattaagttagttttttttttatacaaagcaAAGACACTTACAGTAGCATaacaaaacatgttaaaaaataaataggatCATTAATGAAATGCCAGTAAAAGTCTGACACAATGTACATAGAACACAAAACTTGGCCAAACTTATCTAACTGATGTCACTTGATACACAGCTGAGTGCAAAACACATGCTAAAGACTTAAAGCGTGCCAATAAACCTTTTGCAGTGTGTATACATAGAGAGCTCACCGACAAAATAGTTCTTTAAGTTTCCCCCACTCACAAAGACGCCCCAGGGCCTGACGCACCTCCTTATTTCTGATGCCGTATGCCAGTGGGTTGACACATGGTGGAATCAATACAAGTATTAACATATAGATGTGACTGTCCACGTTCTTGCCAAACATAGCAATTAATTTAACTGTGCTTGGAAACAACTGAAGCAAAAAGATGGCAAAGTAAAAAGAGATGGTACATCTGGCACGAGCATTGTCTTGCTGGAATGGTTGCTGAACCTGCCGGGCTTCCTGATACATACGGCCGTAGGAGAACAAGAACAAAAGGAGGCAAAGAAAAAGCACGGATCCGACAAAGATTTTGTTGAATGCCTCAAAATACTTTGAATGCTCAAGCTGAGCTTGCACAACTTCTGGCTCGCATACAAATGCTGCAATGATGTGACCAAATTTTGCTCCGCCCATCAGCACCAAAACAGTAGACGTCCCAGCGCCTGTTAAAGCCACCGACCAGACGAGGATCATAAAGCAGAGTATTCGCATGTTGGTCATGATACCCAGGTAGCGGATGCCATGGCATGTGTACAGAAAGCGCTCCAAAGCCATGGAAGTGACTGTAAGAAGTGAATTACTGATAGCCAGTGCCCCTGTGAAGTACTGTGCTATGCATCTGAAGTTAAAGCTTAGGGTTTCCCGGCACAGCAAGCAACGAAGTGCTGGAAGACCGATGGTCAGAGTAAGGAGCAAATCACTCACGATCAGGTTCTTCAACAGCACATAACGTGGATTCCAGGAAAGAGCTTCTGAGTGTTCCAGTCCCAGGATCAGATAAATGTTCACAACCAGGGAAAAAGTGAAGAGCATCAGAACTGTAAGTGTGGAGATGTTTAATAAAACCTCGTTGTAAGCAAGGCTCCAAAAGAAACAGGATGTCACTTCAGAGTTCCACCCAGCTGCAGTCTGAGTCTTGTTACGAGACAGCGATGAAAAATTAGTACAGTCCACTTGTTCCTTCTCTGAAGAATTCATGTTGTTGCTGCAGTTCAAATTGTGAGACACGGTATATGGTTGATGGAGAGCTACTTGAAGCTAAAACACCATCTGTTAGCAGTAAATTATTGGACAGAGTGTATAAGACTCAGATCTTAAATTCTTCAGTTTCTGTGACCCTATAGTGACGTGAACATCTCCTAGCAACTAGTCACTGCTGTATGGAGGGGAGGGACTAAATCCTATTCATATTACTATCCACTCTTAATAGGAATTTTGCTTTTACAAATACGTTATtaagtatatttttttctatttattgttaATAGTTGTATTATCATTTTACAGTTGTTAAACAATGCTATGCTTATTAAACCAGATCTTACTTTTGTAAGTGATCTGCTTCGGTATAAGGTTCTGACCAGCTCTCGCTCTCCCTATTTCTTGTGTCTAACACctttccacacacactcctattCCAGCATGAGCTCCTGTTAATAGAAAATGAAACATAGTGTAGCGCTTCAATTTACCAgcgaatgaagaaaaaaataagtttattaACCAGTCCCATTTTCCTTTTTGCATGACATTTGCTCGTTACAAGAAATAAATCAGATGGAAAAACATAATTTGGTCAATAAATGCAaacttgtaaaaaataaataaataaataaaaattagtcagcgacttttattattttatgaaatgaAGTCCAGTTGTTTTACTGCCCATAGTCATGTGTTAACATTGGAAATGTTAGCATTTTCTGAGGAAAGATAATTACTAAAAGTATACAGATAAGTGTGTATGCAGGAACATTAGTATCCTGATAGATACTTGAGTTTAGTACTACATGATAATGATCAGATCAGATAATTATACAAAGAGAGCAcatagtaatttatttattaatcatttatgcattgttttattCTGGCTATATTATTGTACTTTCCAAGTACAAAGCACATCAgctgttttattaatttgttaattaattaatttatttatttttgactaaCTGGGGGTTAGATTAAACCCATTTTATAGAGTAAGCAATTATCTAAAATAACTCATTaggaaattttatatttattatttgtttcaaAAACTCAAAAGacatgataaaacacagtgaacCAATATCAGTAGATGACATGGTACATCATCTTAAAAACTGCAGACAATGGAAACAATGGACTTTAAGCaccttggattctgtgcctcgcCACTCTTCATCCAGACTCTGGGATCTTGATttcaaaatgaaatgcaaaatttacaacaatccctgttgcttgtgcaccttttcctaccacacatctttttttttgtatttaactttttaaatatattttaatatttaaagagaatggaatgtttttttaatttatgagcTGTAAGCAATAgtcatcaaaataaaaacaaaaatgcatgatttttttttatttcatgtatttTATCTAAAATACATAAGGAGTACTTTTTCAGGATATTCTAATTTGTTTAGATACACTGTATAAACAGATCTGAAAGTTCCCCTTTATCAGCCCTatctctacagtatatagtatatacagtgaggtcaataagtatttgatcaccctgtgattttgtaatttctcttacttagaaatcatggaggggtctacaattttcagcttaggtgcatttccactgtgagagacagaatctaaaaaaaaagaaaaatccggaaatcacattgtatgattttttttaacaatttatttgtgaattactgtgtcaaataaatatttgatcacttgctcatcagccagatttctgaccctcaaagacctgttattttgcttttaaatagtccagctacacttcTTCTAAATTagttctaaattagtagcacctgtttgaggtcattagctgtcataaagacacctggtTTCCccgcttaagtcagcccatgtccaggcccgtctgaagtttgccagggaccatcggGATGATCCAGAGGATTCATGAAAGAAaatcctgtggtcagatgagaccaaagtagaactttttaaGAGTAGAACGCCATTcaccgtgtttggaggaagaagaataatGAGTATCATCctaataataccatacctacagtgaagcatggggctggaagcatcatgctctgggggtgtttttctgcacaggggacaggaccactgcactgtattaaggagcggatgaacggggccatggaTTGTAACATCTTgagcaaaaacctccttcccttagtcagagcattaaagatgggtcgtggctgggtcttccaacatgacaatgacccaaagcacacagccaggaaaaccaaggagtggttccgtaagaagcatatggactatttaaaagcaaaataactggtctttaagtgtcagaaatctggctgttaagcaagtgatcaaatacttatttgacatagtaatttacaaacaaattgttaaaaaaatcatacaatgtgatttatggatttagattctgtctctcacagtggaaatgtgGTCATAAATTGTAGTCTTAACAGAGGCTACGTAGATAAGGTGGCACTCTGGAAAACATTCAATCATCATGTGTTGTTTTTGTCACAGTTCCAGCTAGATATAAGGAAAAAGGCAAATTCACATATTCTAGGACACTGTCTTAGCTTCTCAATCACAAGACAAAAAACACATATGTGAAATTCTTAGAGTACTGGCTATttcaatgtaaaacaaaaatgttttaagctaTATTAATGAACCGTAGTTGTTGATTGGGGGATCTGAGAGTCTGGGTTTGAACCCCGCCATTGGTGGTTGCTACACCCCATACTATCCAGGCACTAAAATACAGTGACGGTCCCAAGCCAGTTGGAACACTGGGAGGGTtatgtcaggaagggcatctgaagTAAAGCCTGTGCTAAGTTGTGTGTAGATTATATGAAGAGCTTCGGCGACCCCTTGACTGGACCAGCTAAAAGAAAGTAGTAGAGGACTTCTcattgcaaaacaaaataaacatttaacaatATGTCAGGGAATTTCAGAAATGTATTTTCATTggttttgattgattgattttcttGTTATAATGACATGTTTGGAGAGATTTATTTGTGGCATTACACGGGatcaataaaccaaataaaaattacaaaatttaaaagaaaaaaaattactcagaTTGGCATACAATattacagcaacaacaacagtgttTAGAACATTTGTGGTATTTTCCAAATTCATACCCAGTAAAACTCCATCCATCAAgctagggaccatggagaccAGTGGtggccattgtatttattcccatttttacaatgATGGTGCAGTAGGACTTCTGAGCAACATTCATACGCGAATTCACACACTcaggaacgccagttagcctaatctgcatgtttttgcactgtgggtggaaacccaATAAGTACTGTAATGGGTGCACTCAGACCCGAGGCTGAAATCGAAAAAggcccctggaggtgcaagtgctTTCAATGCGCCATCTCGCCATGACCCAGTAAAACTGTATCACTAAAAGGACAATaacttttaaactgtttattcttttttttccagtgacAGCACGagatactcactcactcatcgtccataccgctttatcctgtatacaaggccACGGGCAGGCATCACTGGAGACTTTGGGCGTGAGACAGAGTATACCCTAgatggggtgtcaatccattgcagagcacatacacacactcatttacacactgggcaatttgggaactaattagcctaatctgtcaAAAGTCTTTGCACTTtgggaacatgcaaacacttGTGCACACAGATGCAGAGGCGGAAATCGAAactttgaccctggaggtgcaaggtgaccatGCTACACCCTACACCCCTGTCCCAcccagacagttttttttttttaaatctgcaatAAGTGCAAACAGAATTTTAGTGACATTTTAGTAATTCATGTTTCTTACTGCTGTAATATAGTACCGGCTAAATGTATTGTATAATGTCGCTGTTTAATTTGGATTGTCATGGCAACAGGGTCGCTGTCTTATTCTGTCCCAGCTTCCAATTCACCTCTCGGGTTTCACGGTCACGGTCAGCGCGAGCCGGTTTTGAGGGTCCATCCATCATGTGACGTGACAGGGTGATAtcagcgcgcgcgcgctcgtGCGCTCGTGCGCCGTGTGtcccacagaaaaaaacaaaacaaaaaaagccctGCGCGCGAGGGACAGACACAACGGCGGCGGCGGCGCGGCGGGACGACACGCGAGTCTGATCGTGTAGAGTCGGTTATCAGGCACTTCTGTGTTTACAGGTCCAGTTGTGTGTAAGAAGAGACAGTCCTGTGgtggtgataatgatgatgactaCGATGGTAACGATGAAACAAACGGAGACGCAGTACAACAACGGCTACATGCAGGAGGAGTACATGCTGCAGGAGGAGGAGTGGGACAGAGACCTGCTGCTCGACCCCGCCTGGGAGAAACAACAGCGCAAGGTGCGAGTCCCAGAGTGCCAGAgacagggagtgtgtgtgtgtaataatattaggctttgaaatatttattatacacaGTCATGCAATAAGTAAACAcccctaaaaatatatatataaacacatttatgcaGTGCACCAAACTGTCTTTcaatacaataattaaaaacattattatcaaGCTGTTGACTTTCCTTTACCAGCTTTAAGACCAACACCTAGCCTAGGTATAAATCTGGAGAATTGATCCCAACAGATCTTAAATGTGTATTTCCAAAAATCCCAGTTCGACCAGGTCATGACTCTTATGTTTTCCcccttttctttaaaatgaacTATATTTCTGTTAACCATATAAAGGAGACTTCAAAATCCCTAGTTATTTGTCTCActaacaatattgtttttttttataaacatacagtatataggaatttaggattgtgcagtatatagTGACATATCAttgtttttcagcacaacctaggcaatatgatgcgctgaattttattttgtttatgaaactaaattatacaaacatgactgggaaaaaaaaaactttagttctATCCAAATACATATCCAAAAACACAAATGGACAGTTTGATGCCTAACGTCTCCTCTTAACACACAAGGACAAggcatttatatatacatatatcgtcattgacctacagtacagtatgttgtgttgCTGGCACAGATCTGAGCCACTTGGGTTTTAATTAAAAGTCGGTATAGTCCGGtcttaaaaaagagaaataaactaGTCATAAAAATGGCAACTAATTTTGGTGCATACAGTTAATCACAAATATATACCCATTAGATGTCTGTATATAACATTAACACTTGGTTGGAATATGATTGCAATTAAGAATTAGGAATATAACTATTCCAGTAAGGGATCTAGGATTTTGCTTAGAGGTGCAGCAGTGAACCAATCGGGTTTATAAACGTATGACTTTCTAGTCAATACCACAAGACATTCTCATTTGGAAAACATATCCTGTCCATATCCATATGTTAATTTTCTGTATGTGAACTTCTGTATGTATGAAAGGGGTCTAATTATTAATCTTGACTTGCTTTCATTCGCATTCAATTTTGACTTGGCTTCAACCCCTATCTTGACTCAGTCTTGGTCTTGGACATAACAGTAGTGGTTTTGACTACAGCCCTAGATTCAAGTGTATAAGGCTTCCCCTGATTAATATTTAATCGCAATGCATTAATTGAGGAAATACACACAATTACATCAAGGAGCAAAATCACCTAAATGTGCTGGGGTGTCCACAAGTGACGTgtccatatgtgtgtgttgtgtatctAACAACAGAGCTCAGTAACAAGCAGCTTTTCCAGAATGCAATCCCGGCAATGTGCATGCCGCAAAGACTCTCAGCAGTTTGGGGACGCGAGGACATCCTGGACATCACAATGAATACAACAGCAACTAAATTTAACCTTAGCGGGTAGGGGCTGGAGAACAGTTAGCTAGTTGTCCATCACCACAGGGTGTCACCTTCCCTTTGGCATTTTGCCATGGGGTGTGTGATattcaaaatgtgtgtgtgtgtgtgtgtgtgagagagagagagagagagagtcataagtgtaatgtatgtaataaaatgtaacacCTGTTTGCTGTTTGTACCTGCCAAGATAAGTGACTCTGAAGGACTGTCTGGACTGTGgacattaaaaacataatactGTCTATATAagtctattaaaaaataaactctcATCAAGCTTCTTTAACATGACcaagtttattttaatgaagtGCAATGGGGTTAGAGATTGAAATCATAAAGCATTTTAGGTCACTTAGAGCCGTCTGTGGAGAATACACTCTTCTACATGTTCACATAATATGGCTTATAAAAAGTGTTCTGGATAtttactctctttctctttctctgtgcatAGTCTAATTAGTCACAGGTAGGTGATGGATGAGCAAGATATGGGGTATTCTTATTTGTTGTGCCTTCAGAGTATATAATCATCAGTACATTCACAGGTTTTCACCAGTCTATATCTCTACATGCATACAGTAATGACCTTCTATGTCATTTAGGGTTATTTTAATACAACCCAATGAGAGTTATCTGAAATGTTGACTGACAAGCACTGTTTTTACATGGCATGCAGGGCAGGGCGTCAAGCCCGGAACAAATGTCAACACGAGGTTAATTTATTGCAGTAGTGGAACACAGTGCAGATGACACTAATAGAACAAATGTTCTTCTGTCCAAAGTAATCTAGACCCTTTGTTTTGAGTAATATATTCATAACTATTATGAATGTTTTAATGATCAATGCAGGCtaaaaaagagttttttcataTACTGTGAATCACTGAAAACTCACCTTACTCATTGAACTTAATAATTGATCATGTTAAGTTTACTGGACTGCACACAATTCAG
The DNA window shown above is from Clarias gariepinus isolate MV-2021 ecotype Netherlands chromosome 14, CGAR_prim_01v2, whole genome shotgun sequence and carries:
- the LOC128541077 gene encoding olfactory receptor 14I1, which translates into the protein MNSSEKEQVDCTNFSSLSRNKTQTAAGWNSEVTSCFFWSLAYNEVLLNISTLTVLMLFTFSLVVNIYLILGLEHSEALSWNPRYVLLKNLIVSDLLLTLTIGLPALRCLLCRETLSFNFRCIAQYFTGALAISNSLLTVTSMALERFLYTCHGIRYLGIMTNMRILCFMILVWSVALTGAGTSTVLVLMGGAKFGHIIAAFVCEPEVVQAQLEHSKYFEAFNKIFVGSVLFLCLLLFLFSYGRMYQEARQVQQPFQQDNARARCTISFYFAIFLLQLFPSTVKLIAMFGKNVDSHIYMLILVLIPPCVNPLAYGIRNKEVRQALGRLCEWGKLKELFCR